CGTAAGGCCCTATAGCAATTCATGTCTCATGTTGATGCTCGATTGGATTCCTTACAATCCATTAATGGTGCTTCTGCAACTGAAGGTGAAACACGACATGCGGGTTTGGTAATTCCAGCAACTCCTAATTAGTTTGTTATGGGTAGATCTATGAGGCTTGATGTACCAAGATTTGATGGGACAGATGTAGTTGGGTGGATTTTCAAAGCTACACAGTTCTTTGAGTACCATCAGACACCACAAGACCAAAGGAttctcatctcttcttttcATATGGAGGGACCTGCACTTTCTTGGTTTCAATGGATGCATTCTAATTTGATTGTTTCGTTGCCTCAATTTttacaagctctcaaattgagATATGGTCCATCAATCTATGAAGATCCTAAAGGGAAATTGGCTAAATTGCGACAAGTGACTACGGTAGCAACATACCAGGCCCAATTTGAGGAAATATCAACTCAAATTCATGGCTTATCAAAGGATTTTCTCATTAGTTTCTTCATATCTGATCTGAAACCTGAGTTGAGAAAGGAATTATTAGTGGCTCAACCTTGTCCTTTGGTCCACGCTATGGCATTGGCTAAGCTTCAGGAGGACAAGTATAATGATTTAAAGCAGTGTTGGAGGCAACCTTGGAATAAGTACAGCAATACGGGCTCTCAATCTGTTCCACAAGGTACATCTCAGCAGGCTCATCAGGTACTTCCTTTCAATAAGCCTCTTTTACCAACCCCTATTAGTAAACCTCCAATTAAGAGATTGTCTCCAACAGAATTGTAGGAGAAAAGAGACAAGGGTCAGTGTTATTAATGtgatgaaaaatattttcctggtcataaatgtaaaaataaatgtttcttgttgatttttaatgaggATAGTGATATAACTGATGACTCTGAGGATGTTGTTTGTGAGGAGATCTTGCAAGATAATATGGATGTAGTCATTCCAAAGGTTAGCATACATGTGTTAGCTGGTCAGTTCAGTCCTAAAACTATAAGGCTCCAAGGTTGGTATGGAAAAAAGAGGTTAAAAGTACTCGTTGATTCAGGGAGTACTCATAATTTTATTCAAGAGAAAGTGGCCACTGGTGTGCAACTGCCTATTTTACCAACTAAGCCATTTAAGGTGTTTGTCAGAAATGGGCAATATTTGGCTTGTGATAAGAAGTCTGCTGCTGTGCCATTCTCTTTACAGGGTACAGAATTTGTCATTGAATTCTTTATTTTGCCAATTGCTGGGGCTGATGCTGTACTTGGTATTCAATGGCTTGAATTTTTAGGACCTATTTTGGCGAATTACAAAGAGTTAACAATGGAGTTCTCATGGTATGATAAACAGGTGAAGTTAGTGGGTGAATCATCTCTTAATGCAGATTCCTTGACACCTAAGCAACTTAAAAGGATGGCTATGAATGGTAGCATTGCTTCATTGTATCATCTACAAGCCCAACCCATTACAGAATCAGTTATAGATACCAACAAACTTCCATTAGAATTGGCTACAGTTCTGACAGAGTTTGATGAAATATTTCAATAGCCTAAAACTCTACCCCCTTCAAGAGAATTCGACCACCAAATTCATCTAGAGAATGGGACCAAACCCATTAATGTGAAACCATATAGATACCCACAATTTCAGAAAAATGAGATGGAGGTATTGGTTAAAGAAATGATGGATAATGGCATTATTCGGAATAGCCACAGCCCATTCTCTTCTCCAGTTCTTCTTGtgaaaaagaaagatggtaCATGGAGATTTTGTGTTGATTACAGGGCCCTAAATGCAGTGAATATCAAGGACAAGTTTCCAATTCCAACAATTGATGAATTGTTAGATGAATTGCAAGGAGCTTCAATAGTTTCGAAGCTGGATCTTCGAGCAAGTTACCATCAAATTAGAGTTAAAGAGAGTGATGTGCataaaacagcatttaggacacACCaaggacattatgagttcttggtgatgcctTTCGGATTGACCAACGCTCCATCAACATTCCAGGCTGCTATGAACTCTATTTTTTGTCAATTTTTGAGGAAGTTTGTCATTGTGTTTTTTGATGACATATTGGTTTATAGCACTTGTCTTGCTAATCATGTTATTTATCTCCAACAAGTTTTACGGTGCCTTAAAGAGAATCAGATGTTTGCTAAACTTTCCAAATGCAGTTTTGGTAAGTCTTCTATTGATTACCTGGGACATGTGGTGTCAGCTCATGGGGTTGTGCCTGACAAAGATAAGATTGAAGCTATGCTCCTTTGGCCAGTACCTAAGGATTTGAAGAGCTTACGTGGTTTCTTAGGCCTCACAGGTTACTATAGAAGATTTGTAAGGAATTATGCATCAATTGCTGTTCCATTAACTGATCTCCTTAAAAGGGGTAGTTTCCGCTGGAATGATGATGCTGCAGCTGCATTTAATAGAATGAAAGTAGCTATGACTAGCTTACCAGTCCTGGCATTGCCTGATTTCAATGTTACTTTTGAACTAGAAACTGACGCATCAGGATTGGGGATTGGGGATTGGGGCTTTATTGATGCAATTGGGTCATCCTATAGCTTTTTGTAGCAAGAAGCTGAGTTGTCAAATGAGAGCTGCTTCTACTTATGTAAGGGAGTTATTTGCCATTATGCAAGCTGTTAAGAACTGATCACAAGAGCTTGAAGCATTTGATGGGGCAGGTCATTCAAACTCCTGAGCAACAATTTTATCTTACAAAATTGTTGGGATTTACTTATACTATCAGCTATAAACCTGGAAAAGAGAACAATGTAGCCAATGCATTGTCTAGATTACCAGAAGTGATGGATTCAGGTTCACAAATGTAGAAGAATTGACCACTTAGAAAGGAGAATTAAGAAGATAGTGAGCTGCAAGCATTGCATAAGGCCATTCAATAAGGTACTGTTCCTGATTTGAATTACGAAGTTAAAGATGGTCTgcttttttttaagaaaaaattgtgAATCTCTTCACAATCACCACTTAGGCAGGAGTTGTTCAAGTTGTATCATAATAGTTTGATGGGTGGACATGGAAGCATCAATGAGACGTTCATGGCAATTTTTGCTAATGTTGTTTGGCCTAGGATGAGGGTTGATATTACAGAATTTGTTGCAAGTTGTTTGATTTGTCAACAAGTCAAATATTCAGCTTCAAAACCAGCTGGTCTCCTACTGTCTCTCCCTATACCTGATCAAATATGGGAAGACATCTCTATGGATTTTGTCACAAACCTGCCTTGTTCTAAGGGTTACTCAGTTATAGTAGTGGTTGTTGATAGATTGACCAAAGCAGTACATTTTGGTCCTCTTCCATCAAAATTTAATGCTAGCTCAGTTGATTAATTGTTTGTGGATATGGTGGTAAAGCATCATGGATTTCCAAAATCTATAGTGAGTGATAGAGACCCAATATTCTTGAGCCAGTTTTGGAGACAATTGTTTAATCTCAGTGGCACTTCTTTGAAATTCAGTACTGCCTATCACCCTCAAACAGATGGCCAAACTGAGGTTGTTAATAGGAGTTTggaaaaatatttgaggtgttTTACTTCTGAGAATCCTCAAAATTGGGTGAAGTATTTGTCTTGGGCGGAGTACTGGTATAACTCTTCATATCATTCATCCACTAAAATGTCTCCATATCAAGCTGTTTATGGAAGACCCATACCCTCACTTCCTTTGTATGCGggtgattcttctttggattctATGGATAGTATGCTCACTGATAGAAGGACTTTATTGTAGCAGCTCAAAAGAGAATCTGATTCAAGTTCAGCAATGAGTGAAGAATTTTGCAGACAAATATAGAAGAGACATTGTGTTTCAGGCAGGGGATTGGGTATTACTTAAATTGTAGCCCTATAAGCAACAATCTCTAGTTGCTAGACATTGTCGTAAATTGAGTAAAAGGTTTTATGGGCCTTACATCTTGGAAAAGGTTGGAATGGCTGCTTACAAATTGCAGTTACCTGAGTATTCAAAATTGCATCCTGTGTTCCATGTATCCCAACTGATTGCGTACAAAGGGGATCCTGCAGGTGCTACTTTTCCATTACCTGCTATTACTTCTACTAGTCATCCTATCATTTTGCCCTTGGCCATTCTGGGGCAAAGAACTGTGTGGATCCGAGACAAATGGATCCCTCAAGTATTAGTTCAATGGCAAGGCCTCCCACTTGAAGATACTTCTTGGGAGAACAAGGAAGAATTTTTAGTTGCTAATcctacactgaaccttgaggacaaggttccCTTTCAAGAGGGGTCTCTGATACAAATAATGTAGATTTAGAGGATGATCAAAGTGAGCAACAGCAAGGAGCACAAATTCAGCAAGAAGCCTCGTGGGCAACAGATAATACAGTGAGTAGGAGAAGAGTTAGGAGGGTACCAGCTTGGGTAAATGACTACATCATGTTGATGTAAGAGGTGTACAACTGTCAATCTGTTAGATCTGTTATGTCAATTTGTTAGGTTTGTTAGGAGTGTTAGGATTGTACAAGTGGTGGTGTTTCcatataaaaagggaaattgtaTTCACTCAACATAAGAAACAAATTACAAATTCTTTTTCTCTGTTCTTGGCTGGAATTCCAGATTTCTTCACTGTTCTGTGTAGCTattcccctccccttcccttaACATTCTCCCAAAGTGAGGTGGACATCAGTGGTGTAGTTTATTAGCTATGCTTATTGAAGACACAATTAGAGTCGTTGGAGATGCAGTTGGAGATAAGACTGAAAATGTCAATCTTTATCCTCCCATATTAGGTCGTTACCTTATGTATGAAATATTAGTTCCTCCCTTATTAGTTCTTCACCTTATGTATACAACCCCTATAATTCGTTTCCGTTTTTGAAACGATTCTTGTATAATTTGATTATTTGGGAATCAACCCACACACTTGTAAATAAATATACTGATAGAGAAGAGATATGACAATTCCACTTAAACACTTTCATTACATGGTATTAGTCTAGGTCAATCTTTCAGACCTCCTCTCATTTATTAATTTCATCTTCTCTATGGCTGACTCTCTTGTCACTATAGGTCCTACGCTCGTTGCCGTCTCTGACACTACCGCTTCGGTTATTTCCCTCCCACTTGATGATTCTTCTCCGTTTCTTATGCATCATTTGGACAATCCTGGCGCTATACTTATCACTCAGCCTCTGCACGATGACAACTATCCCACTTGGAGACGTGCTATGCGAATGGCTCTTGAGGCCAAACACAAGCTTAGTTTTATTGACGACTCCTTGCCCAAACCAGCCATTGGGGCTCCTTCTTTATAACAATGGACACGCTGCAACAACATGGTGTAGGATTTATTTCTTAATATGTCCCAATTGACCATTGATTGGGTTCTATTATGGTAACCcgatatttgatttgattgccaATTAGTTTGGATTCTATTAAGGATACccaccatattagtttggttGCAAATAGGGAAGATTCCTCTCTAATTGATTGGCCTACCTTAATGGGAGATAGGCATTGTGTTATTAAAGGAGACTAGGTCCCCCCTTATATGGTTACGTACTGATCTCACCCATTAGAGAAGtacattgagaaaatactaaGGGGAGAAACCTAcctccaagaacaagaagaatgtTGCTCATTCATGCAAGGACGGCATCAATGGCTACATCTAGCTCCGCTGAAAATAACACGCCATCGACGGTGAACGATATGTCATTTCCACTCTTTCAGATTGAACTGGTTCATAGTGTATTGGCAAGATCCTTATTATGATTAATGAATTGTTATGTTATAAATTTCATCAGTGGTGGCAAAGCTTGGGTTTGCCAATAGGTTATGGATTGTTTTAAAATTAAGATCAACCAtaaaagtatttttttatttgaataattttttgaataatttattATTAGGTAAATGCCATTAAAGATGCTGAAATCAACCATGTCATAAGTTGAAATCAACCATTAAAGAGACTGTAATAATTGGTTAAAGTTCTATTCATATGATTTGTTCAGATTGAGATGGAGACTTTTCCATCATAATGCATATTTGGTTGGATTTTCTAAATTCTTTTAATGATATAAATATTgagcttttcttcttttattttatagtgatggactgagtttttttttttttttttttaaagtgatTCGGATATAGGCTTTAGCCAATGTAATGtttaattcaaatcaaaatgacTTAAACCCATTACTGCACCCTATTAAGCTCAATAGCCCATTAAGGGGCTTATTtgatccaaaatcaaatcaattgaaccaaatcaaaccaaatcaatttgtTGAATCAAAACTGATTGGACCAAATCTGTTTGGGCCGATCCGAGTTGGGTCGACCTGAACCTGACCCATTGACCTGGATTCTTGACATGGCAAGTCGGTCGGTGACATGTCGGAATCCGACCACCGTCGGTCAACTTTTCGACGTTGACAGGAATATTCCGACAAGAttctattttgttaaaaaaaaaacttgtataaaatgaaatagaaatcagtttataaatttgtttgttttgatttatatctatttctgtttctgttctggAATAgtattctatttctgtttctgttctggaataatttttttttttctgttctttatgtcataatttttttttaaacatgtgttttatttatttttgttctatttatggtaatatatgttttttatttctatttatgaaaataaacatGTTTATGTGATGAAACTTTAAGTAATAAGAAAACACATATTAGGGACATAAACTTAACCTTTTAGTGACGGAattatttatataataaaatcatttaataacTGCTTCCCTGTGATTTTGTATTCATTTAGAATCTAATTTTGATTCCGTCTTTCCCTATGTTTGCTgttatagaaaaaaatttaagataacATATTGATGATCCTAGTTGTATTAAAATTTGAGATAATTAAATTAATAGTTTAATGATGTCATAAATGATTAAATGTTGAAATTTTAGCGATAAAACTAAGAAAACTAGTGATTCAATTACCGTCAAAGCTGACCAATCATGAAAATTCAAgggattgaactaaaaataaCTGTATCTGAACCtaattaaataaatgacatCATAAAACCATATTTTAAGATATTAATGACATTCACATGGCTGAGAAGAGTGAGACTATCCAAAGACACACACTTCTCTCAATTGTGTTAAATTTAACTGTTAGCCttaaatataaatgaaattttatccCATAATTATTGTAATTAGTTTAGGGTATTAGGTCATGCAATTAGGTTGAACGGGAGTATCCAAAGGTACATGTTTTATCATGGTTGTGATGGCCACAACTGTTAACCCTAAACATAATTGTGATACTATCAAATTAAAGACAATTTTTTTAGGACATCATGATAAATCATTAGTCTAACAGTTGGGTCAAGATGGGAGTGTCTAAAGGCACACATCTTTGCTTGACTGTTTGAATAGATTTCTAGTCTTAACGGTGACTTCCAACACATGTTGAGTGAACCACTAGGATATTACTTTCTTGATCCCAAAGGATAGATTGTACTAATGTAATAGGTTTCTCTTTCGAGAATTATAATTCTAGCATTATTGAAACTCAAAGTTTTATTGATATGTAAGCAtgtatttatgttttctttcagAAGGACCATCACCTATGGCTATCCCTAATTCCTTCCCCATCCTTACTAGCTCAAACTTCTCGGATTGGCATGAGAAGTTGATATACTATCTGACTGCTATCAATCATGACTATTGTTTGCGCACTAAGAAACCAACTGATCTCACTGATAAGAGTGCTGCAGATGAGATCAGTCTTCATGAGAAGTGGACCCGATCAAACCAGTTGTGCCTTTTGTTTATCAAGAAAATAATTGGAAATATTATTAAAGGATCGATCCTTGACTCTACTGATGCAAAGACATATCTGGTGTCTATTAAAAAGCGGTTCTCTACCGTAGACAAGTCTTTTGCAGGCACACTCATGGCCAAATTAGTGAACATGAAATATAATGGCAGCAACGGCTTAGTTGATCACATTTGTGAAATGGAAAATTTATTTGCACAACTGGCAAAGATGGACCAAATACTGAATGAACCTTTCCTAATTGGGTTGGTcattcattctcttcttcagaAGTTTAAACCATTTAAGATCCACTACAACACAAATAATGATAAATGGAATCTGAATGAGCTTCAAAGCAAGTGCGTTCAAGAGGAACAGAGATTGAAATAGGTAGGAGGACAAATTGCTAACATAGTTTCACATAAACGTAAGAAGGAAAAGAACTATAAAGCTGCACCAAAAAAGCAGACATCCAATCCACCTATTGACAATAAGAATTATGGCAAAGTGAAATGCTTCTTCTGTAAGAAGGAGGGACAACTTCGTAAGGACTGTCAAAAGAGTCGAGCCTGGTTcgaaaagaaaggtaataattCTATCCTAGTttgttttcaaaccaatctcATTGACATTCCTTGTAATACATGGTggattgattctggtgcaaCTGTGCATATATCGAATTATATGCAAGGATTCCTTTCAATTAGGAGTCCAAGCCCCAGTGAGAGTATCGTCTACATAGGGAACCAGATGGAGTCTAAAGTTCGAGCAATCAGTACTTGCAGACTCATAATGGATGCCGAATACTAGCTGGACTTATTGGACACTCTCTATGTCCCCTCTATTTCTAGaaatcttgtttttttttttttttatcaaaacttgATTCTGAGGGTTATGACTTTATGTTTGGGAATAATGTTTTTAAAGTTTATAAAGACAATAATCTAGTATTTACTAGATATTTATGtgatggtctttataaatttagtttagatttcaattttgaaaattctttgcTTACCCTTTATGTGAATGTTGGAACTAAATGTAAATCTAATAATAATATTTCCTTAACCTTGTGGCATAGACGTCTAGGTCATATTTCTAGACCTAGGATGGAGAAGTTAGTGAAGGAAGGTGTATTGCCTATTTTGGACTTCACTGACTTTGGTACTTGTATAGATTGCATAAAAGGTAAGCAATCTAGGATAAATAAAGTTGCTGCCACAAGGAGTGATGCACTGTTAAGATTAATTCATACAGATATTTGTGGACCATTTGACCCCTGCATTACTGGTGAGACGTATTTCAtcacttttattgatgattactcatGGTATTGTTACATCTACTTGTTGATGGAAAAGTCTGAAAGCATAAATGTCTTTGAGACATTTTGTGCTGAAGTTGAAAACAAGTTGGACAGAAAGATCAAGACTCTGAGATCAGATAGAGGGGGTGAGTATTACGGTAGACGTACAGACCTAGGGCAAGTTGAGGGACCAGTTGCCCGTTTCATCAAATCGAATGGTATCACTCCCCAGTATACACTTCATAgtacacctgaacaaaatggaGTTGCAGAAAGGTGTAATCGTACCTATAAGGATATGATTCGTAGTATGATAAGCAACTAATCACTGTCTGAGTTTATGTGGGGTGAAGCTTTGAAAACAACTATGTATATCTTGAATCGGGTTCCCAGTAAGTCAGTTCCTAAAACTCCTTATTAGTTATGGACGGGAAAGATACCCAATTTGAGACACTTACATGTATGGGGCTATTCAGTTGAAGCCAGATTGTATaatccacatgaaagaaaactcaACCCTAGGACCATTAGCTGCTACTTTATTGGATACTACCAATGGTCAAGGGGATTCAAGTTCTATGTGCCGAAGCATAGTACTAGGTTTGTGAAAACTTCAACTGctagattcttagaggatggTGACATTAGTGGGAGTGTCGAACCACATAATGTGATATTTGAGGAGCTCCGAGTTTCACTTCCATCTCCTGTACATTATGATGACATTGTTATTCCACACATTACCACTGGTAATGATCTTGTGGAACAACAAACTACAGAGGATGTACCACTCCATGAGGACGTTGTCACTGAGAACAATGTGGATTTACTTCCACCTCAGCCAAAAGTACATGGTAGACCTCAGAGAGTGAGGAGGTCTGCTATTTCGGATGATTATATAGTGTATCCCCAAGAGTCTAAATTTGATATTGGAATCAAGTATGACCCCTTAAATTTTTCACAAGCTATGAATGATAACGATTCTAATAAATGGGTAGATGCCATGAAAGACGAGATGAAATCTATGAGTGACAATAAAGTTTGGGAGCTCGTTGAACTACCTTCGGGATCGAAAGTGATTGAttgtaaatgggtatttaaGACCAAGCGTGACTCGAAGGGTAAAGTTGAACGGCATAAATCCAGATTAGTCACGAAAGGTTTCACTCAGATGGAAGGCATTGACTACCATGAGACCTTTTCTCCTATTTCTAAGAAGGACTCACTTAGGATCATTTTAACATTGGTAGCTCATTATAATTTGGAGCTTCACCAGATGGATGTGAAGACAGCATTCTTGAACGGGGATATAGAAGAAGAAGTCTACATGAATCAATCAGAAGGATTTAGTGTATAAGGATAGGAAAGTCTAGtgtgcaaattaaagaaatcaatCTATAGACTTAAACAAGCTTCTAGACAGTGGTATTTAAAGTTCAACCACATCATTATGTCTTTCGGATTTGTAGAGAATACTTTTGACAAGTGTATATATCTAAAAgtcagtgggagtaagtttaTATTCCTGGTCCTGTATGTCAATGATATTTTACTTGTCAGCAATGATCTTGGTTCGTTAAAGGATACGAAAACATTTCTCTTtgagaactttgaaatgaaggacatgggcTTGGCATCTTTTATTATTGGCATCGAGATATTTTGAGATAGATCTTGCCGGCTGCTTGGGCTATCACAGAGAGCCTACATTGATAAAGTTCTTAAGAGATATGGTATGAAGACTTGCAGATCTAGTGTTGCTCCCGTGATTAAGGGTGATAAGTTTAGTTTGCGCCAGTGTTCGCAGCATGATTTGGACCGAGAACAGATAAAAGATATTCCCTATTCTTCCGCTGTGGGAAGTCTTATGTATGCCATGACTTGTACTAGTCCAAATATTAGCTTTGGAGTTAGGATGCTAGGCAGATACATCACTAAACTTGGTATGGATCACTAGGTGGCTGCCAAGAAGGCGATGCGTTATTTACAGGGAACGAAAGACTACATATTTACTTATAGAGCAACTGAGCAGTTGGAAGTGATTGGTTATTCAGACTCTGATTATGCCGGTTGCCTTGATAGCAGAAAGTTTACATCTAGTTTTGTCTTTCTACTTGCT
The DNA window shown above is from Macadamia integrifolia cultivar HAES 741 unplaced genomic scaffold, SCU_Mint_v3 scaffold1517, whole genome shotgun sequence and carries:
- the LOC122064089 gene encoding uncharacterized protein LOC122064089 isoform X2, with the translated sequence MGRSMRLDVPRFDGTDVVGWIFKATQFFEYHQTPQDQRILISSFHMEGPALSWFQWMHSNLIVSLPQFLQALKLRYGPSIYEDPKGKLAKLRQVTTVATYQAQFEEISTQIHGLSKDFLISFFISDLKPELRKELLVAQPCPLVHAMALAKLQEDKYNDLKQCWRQPWNKYSNTGSQSVPQGPTLVAVSDTTASVISLPLDDSSPFLMHHLDNPGAILITQPLHDDNYPTWRRAMRMALEAKHKLSFIDDSLPKPAIGAPSL
- the LOC122064089 gene encoding uncharacterized protein LOC122064089 isoform X3, which produces MGRSMRLDVPRFDGTDVVGWIFKATQFFEYHQTPQDQRILISSFHMEGPALSWFQWMHSNLIVSLPQFLQALKLRYGPSIYEDPKGKLAKLRQVTTVATYQAQFEEISTQIHGLSKDFLISFFISDLKPELRKELLVAQPCPLVHAMALAKLQEDKYNDLKQCWRQPWNKYSNTGSQSVPQGPMNEEEDWVR
- the LOC122064089 gene encoding uncharacterized protein LOC122064089 isoform X4: MGRSMRLDVPRFDGTDVVGWIFKATQFFEYHQTPQDQRILISSFHMEGPALSWFQWMHSNLIVSLPQFLQALKLRYGPSIYEDPKGKLAKLRQVTTVATYQAQFEEISTQIHGLSKDFLISFFISDLKPELRKELLVAQPCPLVHAMALAKLQEDKYNDLKQCWRQPWNKYSNTGSQSVPQGTSQQAHQGL
- the LOC122064089 gene encoding uncharacterized protein LOC122064089 isoform X1, whose protein sequence is MGRSMRLDVPRFDGTDVVGWIFKATQFFEYHQTPQDQRILISSFHMEGPALSWFQWMHSNLIVSLPQFLQALKLRYGPSIYEDPKGKLAKLRQVTTVATYQAQFEEISTQIHGLSKDFLISFFISDLKPELRKELLVAQPCPLVHAMALAKLQEDKYNDLKQCWRQPWNKYSNTGSQSVPQGTSQQAHQVLRSLPSLTLPLRLFPSHLMILLRFLCIIWTILALYLSLSLCTMTTIPLGDVLCEWLLRPNTSLVLLTTPCPNQPLGLLLYNNGHAATTWCRIYFLICPN